One part of the Glycine soja cultivar W05 chromosome 11, ASM419377v2, whole genome shotgun sequence genome encodes these proteins:
- the LOC114375221 gene encoding fasciclin-like arabinogalactan protein 21, protein MRLYRYSQRQRHSPSKRITFFVFFFLAMAYSRWCWFPLYLAASIALGIIAISSAIRSTSNKNPPQDPPIPHDISLNASNALRKAGFIVMADLLHHSPSFFKPPQNSTIFAIKDSAIKNTSHPLWFLKTLLLYHTTTSNAYSFNDLVKIPQGTCLPTLLRDKNVSLTKLDLDHAPNSVEINHVLISNPNIFLGEQLAVHGVLAPFSPLQPQDLLQRGFGFAIRTPTCRSNDVNVSVSKNGVEWNRVVHLLRAKGYASFSIALHSVLDGIKRDFSGSLGYVTIFAPRDLTLLGYPLTILDRAVRLHILPQRFVYKEISSLPVRSLLKTLMPDEHLEIDGVLDFVPGMVVNGVVIVAPDMIISEKFVVHGISRAFKMAEVTS, encoded by the coding sequence ATGCGTCTCTACCGTTATTCCCAGAGACAGAGACATTCTCCCTCCAAAAGAATCacattctttgttttcttcttcttggccATGGCTTATTCCCGTTGGTGCTGGTTCCCACTCTACTTAGCAGCCTCAATTGCCCTCGGAATCATCGCCATCTCCTCAGCGATACGTTCCACTTCCAACAAGAACCCACCCCAAGATCCACCCATACCCCACGACATCTCACTCAACGCCTCCAACGCTCTCCGCAAAGCAGGCTTCATAGTCATGGCAGATCTTCTCCACCACTCTCCCTCATTCTTCAAACCGCCGCAAAACTCAACCATCTTCGCCATCAAAGACTCCGCCATCAAAAACACCTCCCACCCTCTCTGGTTCCTCAAAACCCTCCTCCTCTACCACACCACCACCTCCAACGCCTATTCCTTCAACGACCTCGTCAAAATTCCCCAAGGAACGTGCCTCCCCACCCTCCTTCGTGATAAAAATGTTTCTCTCACTAAGCTTGACCTTGACCATGCACCAAACTCCGTGGAGATTAATCACGTCTTGATATCAAACCCTAATATCTTCCTCGGAGAGCAACTTGCCGTGCATGGCGTTCTTGCGCCGTTCTCTCCCCTTCAGCCGCAAGACCTTCTTCAACggggttttggttttgctaTTCGCACACCCACTTGCCGCTCCAACGACGTCAACGTCTCCGTTTCCAAGAACGGGGTTGAGTGGAACCGCGTCGTTCACTTGCTCCGTGCAAAAGGGTATGCTTCGTTCTCGATTGCCTTGCATTCTGTTCTTGATGGGATAAAGAGAGACTTTTCTGGGAGTTTGGGTTATGTCACAATCTTCGCTCCTCGCGATTTGACTTTACTTGGATACCCTTTGACTATTCTTGATAGAGCTGTGAGGCTTCATATTCTGCCTCAAAGGTTTGTTTACAAAGAAATCTCTTCTCTGCCGGTTAGGAGTTTGTTAAAGACGCTCATGCCTGATGAGCATCTTGAGATTGATGGGGTTCTGGATTTTGTGCCGGGCATGGTTGTTAATGGTGTTGTGATTGTGGCGCCTGACATGATCATTTCGGAGAAGTTTGTGGTTCATGGGATTTCTAGAGCTTTTAAGATGGCTGAGGTTACTAGTTGA